tttaatttgacgttttagtcaaaaaaattaatgttttttttttctttctagaaTGTCTAATAGAACAGAATGTTTGAGtgatatgttaaaaaaattatgttaagagataatatatcttaaaattattaaataatcgTGTTTTCGATATACACAAGGAAACACATAGAAAGAATTTGGTAGACAAAGTCACCGAATCCATAATTGCATAAGAGAACATAAATTTCTCTTATGCTTTCTCGCCGTCATGGTGTTTCGGACATCCCTGTCGATGGTTTTGAAGATGATTTGAGTAGAGGCATGACCGTTGTTGTGGACCGATGAATTCCGCTGTCTCCAGATGTTGTAAATTGTGATTCAGTCACTAACTTTCGCAAGGTAGACGGAGCTGAGGGAGATCGTCGGGTCCAAGAAAGCAGTTCATCCCAAGTGAGAAACAGTCGGCGGGGAGGTGCAGAAGCAGCAATTTGTATGAATGTTTAACCCCCATGAAGCTAGGCACACTTTAGTTGGCAGACGGTTGAGAGAAGCCAGCCACATGTTGAAGGCCTGACAGGGAATAGCACCACTGAACCAAACAGCCTTTGTCCATTGCTTTGGTGAGACCCTAGGTCTTAGGACCTCCCACGTTTTAGATGAGAAATAGCCATGGCAGTCGGGGTTGTCTGCTATCCAATGATAAGTGTTCCTAGCTGACTGGAGATGAGGCAGAGGTAGAGTTGTCAAGTGAATCTGGAATGTTAAGGCCATGTCTGATCGTGGAGATGACAATCTCCATACCATTTCACTTGAGGCTTCTCGGACAGTGGCATTGATTGGTACGTTAAGATCTCTTTGTCCGGCTTGTCCTATGAATTCAATGAGCTGCCAAAATGGCGTCCAAAGATCATACCAAAACAGAGCAGTTTCACCATTTTTTATACTACACTTCAAGAAAATGGTTGCTAGTGGCTTCAAAGAGATGATGGATTCCCAGGAGGCAGAGTCTGAGTTCTTTGCTTCAGTTGCCCAAAAACTGGCGCTATGGAGGTGATGATGCTTGTGCCATCTGATACCCACAGAGATTCCGAGCCGGAGTGAAGTAGCCAAATGAATCTTAGGCAAAGCACTGTTTTCCATATGTTGAAGTTTCTTAGGCCCAACCCTCCCTCCGATTTTGGTAGACAGAAAGTAGTCCATGCCACCTTGGAAGATTTTTTTGCTTCGATGTTACCAGACTAAAAGAATCTCGCACACATAGCTTCAATCTTCTTTATGCAGCCTTTTGGTAAGATAAATGTGGTGAGCCATAAGTTTATTGTACCATAGATCACAAAACTGAGCAATTGCAGCCAGCCCGCATAGCTAAGCATTTTTACAGCCCAGCTCCTAAAAGTTCTAGCAAGTTTTTCAAGAAGAGGGTCATATTCTTATAACCTAACCTTTCTATGCATCAGAGGTAAGCCCAGGTATCTAATAAGAAATTTACCAATAGGATACTTGTACCTTTCGATTTGGAATGTCTCGGTGGTACTGAGCCCTGCCAAAAAGAGCTCTGACTTGTCTCTATTAACCAGCAGCCCAGACCATCCAGCAAAATCATCAAGGGTTTCAGTGATTGCGTGTAAAGAAATAGAACCCCCATCAAAGAAGATCATCATATCGTCGGCAAACATCAGATGTGAGAGGCCAATAGCCTTAGTTCTTGGGTGATATGTGATATATCCAGTCTCAAACCGAGAGGAGAAAAGCCGGGAGAATACCTCCATTGCTAAGACGAACAAGTATGGTGATAAGGGGTCACCTTGGCAAAGGCCTTTAGAGCTCTTGAAGTATCCTCCAGAAATTCCATTTACACTGACAGTGAAGATCGGAGAGGTGATGCATTCAGCTATCCATTTTATGAAGATCTCAGGGATGCCAACAAGATGGAGGGTGGAGAGGATGAAGTC
This genomic stretch from Brassica napus cultivar Da-Ae chromosome C9, Da-Ae, whole genome shotgun sequence harbors:
- the LOC106358439 gene encoding uncharacterized protein LOC106358439, coding for MDYFLSTKIGGRVGPKKLQHMENSALPKIHLATSLRLGISVGIRWHKHHHLHSASFWATEAKNSDSASWESIISLKPLATIFLKCSIKNGETALFWYDLWTPFWQLIEFIGQAGQRDLNVPINATVREASSEMVWRLSSPRSDMALTFQIHLTTLPLPHLQSARNTYHWIADNPDCHGYFSSKTWEVLRPRVSPKQWTKAVWFSGAIPCQAFNMWLASLNRLPTKVCLASWGLNIHTNCCFCTSPPTVSHLG